In Pseudodesulfovibrio hydrargyri, a single window of DNA contains:
- the flgB gene encoding flagellar basal body rod protein FlgB codes for MRGLFEHHLNITAKVMDLRLQRQNIVTGNIANVNTPGYKARRLEFENQLQAALNQDGLGKLTRTKQDHLPATFDPDGFKGEGLDDFRGREVWGQDEVNLEKEMATNTKNTMMYNALASVIKKSFDGMNRVIQEGSK; via the coding sequence ATGCGAGGACTTTTCGAGCATCACCTCAACATAACGGCAAAGGTCATGGACCTGCGCCTGCAACGTCAAAATATCGTCACGGGCAACATCGCCAACGTGAACACGCCGGGCTACAAAGCCCGCCGCCTCGAATTCGAGAACCAGCTCCAGGCCGCCTTGAACCAGGACGGACTGGGCAAGCTGACCCGCACCAAGCAGGACCACCTGCCCGCCACCTTCGACCCCGACGGATTCAAGGGCGAGGGGCTGGACGATTTCCGGGGCCGCGAGGTCTGGGGCCAGGACGAGGTCAACCTGGAAAAGGAAATGGCCACCAACACGAAGAACACCATGATGTACAATGCCCTGGCCTCGGTCATCAAGAAGAGCTTCGACGGCATGAACAGAGTCATCCAGGAAGGGAGCAAGTAA
- a CDS encoding tetratricopeptide repeat protein, producing the protein MSGHLDYEINKELGECYLFMGELDKAEEYYKKAVSSNGVHPDPYLGLATVAVQRGDLEDAELMYRKAHKIAPSDKSLSGIALIRMENNDREQAFSLFVEAIGMNPENMVALFSLIRLGHELERIGEIIPHLENYLEIDPAKHEVRYSLAGCLACVGQKDAAVKELETILEKDPENAPAKEMLDQFRS; encoded by the coding sequence ATGAGTGGTCATCTGGATTACGAAATCAACAAGGAACTCGGCGAATGCTACCTGTTCATGGGTGAGCTGGACAAGGCCGAGGAGTACTACAAGAAGGCGGTCAGTTCCAACGGCGTCCATCCGGACCCGTATCTCGGGCTGGCCACTGTCGCCGTTCAGCGCGGCGATCTGGAAGACGCCGAACTGATGTACAGGAAGGCCCACAAGATCGCGCCTTCGGACAAGAGTCTTTCCGGGATAGCGCTCATCCGCATGGAGAACAACGACAGGGAGCAGGCTTTTTCCCTGTTCGTCGAGGCCATCGGGATGAATCCCGAAAACATGGTCGCCCTGTTCAGCCTGATCAGGCTCGGCCATGAACTGGAACGCATCGGCGAAATCATCCCGCACCTCGAGAACTATCTCGAAATCGATCCGGCCAAGCACGAAGTGCGCTACTCCCTGGCCGGGTGCCTCGCCTGCGTCGGGCAGAAGGACGCGGCCGTCAAGGAACTCGAGACGATCCTGGAAAAGGATCCCGAGAACGCGCCGGCCAAGGAAATGCTCGACCAGTTCCGGTCCTGA
- the fliG gene encoding flagellar motor switch protein FliG: protein MADFTGPQKTAIVLLSLGEKFTAEVFKRMERNEIAAVSKAMLETDSVPKEEVLEVLKEYNESLAYGAELLVGGPEQVKRLLTQSLDAETAKYIMDSLDLDTGPTPFQELENVSPRILAQILRNEHPQTLALILGHLHPDQAAELIQNLPAGVRAEVLMRLAKLEAVAEEMLMEVDKVLQSQLIAMGGKEGKKVGGVNSVAEILNAVDRNTEEEVLSEIEEESTQMAEDIRNLMFVFEDVKGIDDIAIRELLKEVSNEDLTVALKGASEDLREKFFKNLSERASAMIKEDLEIMPPKKLSEVEAAQQSIVKTVRRLEDEGKIVISRGGSDVFI from the coding sequence ATGGCAGACTTCACCGGCCCCCAGAAAACGGCCATCGTGCTCCTCTCCCTGGGAGAGAAGTTCACGGCGGAGGTGTTCAAGCGCATGGAGCGCAACGAGATCGCCGCCGTGTCCAAGGCCATGCTCGAAACCGACTCCGTGCCCAAGGAGGAGGTCCTGGAAGTGCTCAAGGAGTACAACGAGTCCCTGGCCTACGGCGCGGAGCTTCTGGTGGGCGGGCCGGAACAGGTCAAGCGGTTGCTGACCCAGTCCCTGGACGCGGAGACCGCCAAGTACATCATGGATTCCCTGGACCTGGACACCGGCCCCACGCCGTTCCAGGAGCTGGAGAACGTCAGCCCGCGCATTCTGGCCCAGATCCTGCGCAACGAGCACCCGCAGACCCTGGCTCTCATCCTGGGCCACCTGCACCCGGACCAGGCCGCCGAGCTCATCCAGAACCTGCCCGCCGGCGTGCGCGCCGAGGTGCTCATGCGCCTGGCCAAGCTCGAGGCCGTGGCCGAGGAGATGCTCATGGAAGTGGACAAGGTCCTGCAGAGCCAGCTCATCGCCATGGGCGGCAAGGAAGGCAAGAAGGTCGGCGGCGTCAATTCCGTGGCCGAGATTCTCAACGCGGTGGACCGCAACACCGAGGAAGAGGTCCTGTCCGAAATCGAGGAGGAGTCCACCCAGATGGCCGAGGACATCCGCAACCTCATGTTCGTGTTCGAGGACGTCAAGGGCATCGACGACATCGCCATCCGCGAGCTGCTCAAGGAGGTCTCCAACGAGGACCTCACCGTGGCGCTGAAGGGCGCCAGCGAGGACCTGCGCGAAAAGTTCTTCAAGAACCTGTCCGAGCGCGCCTCGGCCATGATCAAGGAGGACCTGGAGATCATGCCGCCCAAGAAGCTCTCCGAGGTGGAGGCCGCCCAGCAGTCCATCGTCAAGACCGTCCGCCGCCTGGAGGACGAGGGCAAGATCGTCATCAGCCGAGGTGGCAGCGATGTCTTTATCTAA
- a CDS encoding AsmA family protein produces MGSLLKFGLIGLGVCLVLCAVAAVVFMAVFDPNDYKDRISRAVLKETGRALTFDGDIGVTFFPSPGVRLGGLSLSNADGFGAGPMVSVRSARVTVRLLPLLTGKVRFGELELDGPVLNLGRDAQGRANWDDLVGREPGKGGKGDRGRSFDLVDLAGVSVTGGELTWDDRGTDVRFALNGLEVTAGAVGKDGLFPVKLSARFDCGHPDIKTRIEADGTARVDFKPGRLVIEDMELSVDGTRIVGRVTVERSGEWPRITAQVDVGDLDLDRYLPSGHGAAGAGLSDATILPGRVLRRLDFGLDAKVARLKLGGALFSNVAVAASGVDGLVTVDPFFAEAYGGTIRLTGTVDARSGVPVTRTRTVVAHLDVAGLARDVTGKDEYAGVADYDSSLSARGQRVRDILGTLGGDFSFKLSDGVFPGVDLIGLARSTHSARDRQGTVEGETGSTRFGSISGTGTVLDGVVRNRDLEVKAPGLRADGHGAVSLVTRRIDYMVRAKLVPTSEGQGGKSSENLIGVMVPIHVTGTIDRPRYWVSIQEYVKALGGVVVDTVGTVLGGVKSVVRGVGSALDNSSGGDEESGKSGRKKFLGIF; encoded by the coding sequence ATGGGCAGCCTCCTGAAATTCGGGCTGATCGGCCTTGGTGTCTGCCTTGTCCTGTGTGCGGTCGCGGCCGTGGTCTTCATGGCCGTGTTCGATCCCAACGACTACAAGGACCGCATCAGCCGGGCCGTGCTCAAGGAGACGGGCAGGGCCCTGACCTTTGACGGCGACATCGGGGTGACGTTTTTCCCGAGCCCGGGCGTGCGGCTGGGAGGGCTCTCCCTGAGCAACGCGGATGGGTTCGGGGCCGGGCCCATGGTTTCAGTGCGTTCGGCCCGGGTGACCGTGCGCCTCCTGCCCCTGCTCACGGGCAAGGTCCGGTTCGGGGAACTGGAACTGGACGGGCCGGTCCTGAATTTGGGCCGCGACGCGCAGGGCCGGGCCAACTGGGACGACCTGGTGGGGCGCGAACCGGGGAAGGGCGGAAAGGGGGATCGCGGCCGGTCCTTCGACCTGGTGGACCTGGCGGGCGTGTCCGTGACCGGCGGCGAACTGACCTGGGACGACCGCGGGACGGACGTCCGGTTCGCCCTGAACGGCCTGGAAGTGACAGCGGGCGCGGTCGGCAAGGACGGGCTGTTTCCGGTCAAATTGTCCGCTCGTTTCGACTGCGGGCATCCCGACATCAAGACACGGATTGAGGCGGACGGCACGGCCCGGGTGGATTTCAAGCCCGGCCGACTGGTCATAGAGGATATGGAGTTGTCCGTGGACGGGACCCGCATTGTCGGCCGGGTGACGGTGGAGCGGAGCGGCGAATGGCCCCGGATCACGGCCCAGGTGGACGTGGGCGACCTGGATCTGGACCGCTATCTGCCATCCGGGCATGGGGCTGCCGGGGCCGGCCTGTCTGATGCCACGATCCTGCCCGGGAGAGTCCTCCGGCGGCTCGATTTCGGCCTGGACGCCAAGGTCGCCAGACTCAAGCTCGGCGGGGCGCTTTTCAGCAACGTGGCCGTGGCGGCAAGCGGTGTTGACGGATTGGTGACGGTCGATCCCTTCTTTGCCGAGGCCTACGGCGGGACCATCAGGCTGACCGGCACGGTGGACGCCCGCAGCGGCGTGCCCGTGACCCGGACCCGCACCGTGGTGGCCCACCTGGACGTGGCCGGTCTGGCCCGGGATGTGACCGGCAAGGACGAGTACGCGGGTGTGGCTGACTACGATTCCTCCCTGAGCGCGCGGGGTCAGCGCGTGCGCGATATCTTGGGCACCCTGGGCGGCGATTTTTCCTTCAAGTTGTCGGACGGGGTGTTTCCCGGCGTGGATTTGATCGGCCTGGCCCGGTCCACCCATTCGGCCCGGGACAGGCAGGGCACGGTGGAGGGGGAGACCGGCTCCACCCGGTTCGGCTCCATCTCGGGCACCGGGACCGTCCTGGACGGCGTGGTCCGCAACAGAGACCTGGAGGTCAAGGCCCCGGGGCTGCGCGCCGACGGGCACGGCGCGGTCTCCCTGGTCACCCGCCGGATCGACTACATGGTCCGGGCCAAGCTGGTGCCCACGAGCGAGGGGCAGGGCGGCAAGTCGTCCGAAAACCTCATCGGGGTCATGGTCCCCATCCACGTGACCGGAACCATCGACAGGCCGCGCTACTGGGTCTCGATCCAGGAGTACGTCAAGGCGCTGGGCGGCGTGGTGGTCGACACCGTGGGCACGGTGCTCGGCGGGGTGAAGAGCGTGGTCAGGGGCGTGGGCTCGGCCCTGGACAATTCGTCCGGCGGGGACGAGGAGTCCGGCAAGTCCGGGCGCAAGAAGTTTCTCGGAATATTCTAG
- a CDS encoding FliI/YscN family ATPase: MDSRLGLLEELDPCQTFGKVTKVVGLIAEGHGIKAPLGSVCYLLPTGHDPIPAEVVGFRDGACLFMPYSDMRGIGPGSLIQNAATPPHVPVGSALLGRAVDAFGDPLDGKGAIHAETYAPLHREPPNPLERPRINEPLDVGIRSVNALLTLGKGQRVGIMAGSGVGKSTTLGMMARYTKADINVIALVGERGREVVEFMERDLGPEGMARSVLVVATSDKSPLIRMRAAYAATAIAEYFRDQGKDVLLMMDSVTRFAMAGREVGLAAGEPPTRGGYTPSVFAHLPQLLERAGKNREGSITGIYTVLVDGDDFTEPIADSTRSILDGHIVLTRDLADMGHYPAIDVLKSISRLRSDITTKQAQADGRALLRHMATFKRVEDMVNIGAYQKGANAEVDKAIAMVGPINRFLRQLVEEQEPLDGAFAAMHELVGEDAAPTAPRKPAAPAAKSRQQLKKVARPNGTSPANIKVKAR, encoded by the coding sequence ATGGACTCGCGGCTCGGACTGCTGGAAGAGCTCGATCCCTGCCAGACCTTCGGCAAGGTCACCAAGGTGGTCGGCCTGATCGCCGAGGGCCACGGCATCAAGGCCCCGCTCGGCTCGGTCTGCTATCTCCTGCCCACGGGGCACGACCCCATCCCGGCCGAGGTGGTCGGCTTCCGCGACGGAGCCTGCCTGTTCATGCCCTATTCGGACATGCGCGGCATCGGACCGGGCTCGCTCATCCAGAACGCGGCCACCCCGCCGCACGTCCCGGTGGGCTCCGCCCTGCTCGGCCGGGCCGTGGACGCCTTCGGCGACCCCCTGGACGGCAAGGGCGCCATTCACGCCGAAACCTACGCCCCCCTGCACCGCGAGCCGCCCAACCCGCTGGAGCGCCCGCGCATCAACGAGCCCCTGGACGTCGGCATCCGCTCGGTCAACGCCCTTTTGACGCTGGGCAAGGGCCAGCGCGTGGGCATCATGGCCGGTTCCGGCGTGGGCAAGTCGACCACTCTGGGCATGATGGCCCGCTATACCAAGGCGGACATCAACGTCATCGCCCTGGTCGGCGAGCGCGGTAGAGAGGTGGTCGAATTCATGGAGCGCGACCTCGGCCCCGAAGGCATGGCCCGGTCCGTCCTGGTGGTGGCCACGTCGGACAAAAGCCCGCTCATCCGCATGCGCGCGGCCTACGCGGCCACGGCCATCGCCGAATATTTCCGGGACCAGGGCAAGGACGTGCTGCTGATGATGGACTCGGTCACCCGCTTCGCCATGGCGGGCCGCGAGGTCGGCCTGGCCGCCGGCGAACCGCCCACGCGCGGCGGCTACACCCCGTCGGTCTTCGCCCACCTGCCCCAGCTCCTCGAGCGCGCGGGCAAGAACCGCGAGGGGTCCATCACCGGCATCTACACGGTCCTGGTGGACGGCGACGACTTCACCGAACCCATCGCGGACTCCACCCGCTCCATCCTGGACGGGCACATCGTCCTGACCCGCGACCTGGCCGACATGGGCCACTATCCGGCCATCGACGTGCTCAAGTCCATCAGCCGTCTGCGCAGCGACATCACCACCAAACAGGCCCAGGCGGACGGCCGCGCCCTGCTGCGGCACATGGCCACCTTCAAGCGCGTGGAGGACATGGTCAACATCGGGGCGTACCAGAAGGGGGCCAACGCCGAGGTGGACAAGGCCATCGCCATGGTCGGGCCCATCAACCGATTCCTGCGCCAGCTGGTGGAGGAGCAGGAGCCCCTGGACGGCGCGTTCGCGGCCATGCACGAACTGGTGGGCGAGGACGCCGCCCCGACAGCCCCCAGAAAGCCCGCCGCCCCGGCGGCCAAGTCGCGGCAGCAGCTCAAAAAGGTGGCCCGCCCGAACGGGACGTCCCCGGCCAACATCAAGGTGAAGGCCCGCTAG
- a CDS encoding MerR family transcriptional regulator — translation MEDLQEFKRYKIGQAAKAIGVKTYVLRFWEGEFDEIDPIRTESGQRLYTEEHLEIIREIKRLLYDEGLTIDGAKKKLRSREHSDILCEVRDELLAIRNLLKK, via the coding sequence ATGGAAGATTTGCAGGAATTCAAGCGGTACAAGATCGGGCAGGCGGCCAAGGCCATCGGGGTCAAGACCTACGTGCTCCGGTTTTGGGAGGGCGAGTTCGACGAGATCGACCCGATCCGCACGGAGAGCGGCCAGCGGCTGTACACCGAGGAGCACCTGGAAATCATTCGCGAGATCAAGCGGCTCCTGTATGACGAGGGGCTGACCATCGACGGAGCCAAGAAGAAACTGCGCAGCCGCGAGCACAGCGACATTTTGTGCGAAGTGCGCGACGAACTGCTGGCCATCCGCAACCTCCTGAAAAAATAG
- the fliE gene encoding flagellar hook-basal body complex protein FliE codes for MVVKSVAFNAYQNAMDLRRRTVDSTVSQSLRKPQAPATSFQDTLKSSLVKVNDLQETKESMIKEFASGKTQNVHELMIAMQKAGMAMQMTGAVRSKIMTAYKEIMQMPF; via the coding sequence ATGGTCGTCAAAAGCGTCGCATTCAATGCCTATCAGAACGCCATGGACCTCCGCCGCCGCACGGTGGACTCCACGGTCTCCCAGAGTCTCAGGAAGCCCCAGGCACCCGCCACCAGCTTCCAGGACACCCTCAAGTCCTCCCTGGTCAAGGTCAATGACCTCCAGGAGACCAAGGAATCCATGATCAAGGAATTCGCCTCCGGCAAGACCCAGAACGTGCACGAATTGATGATCGCGATGCAGAAGGCGGGCATGGCCATGCAGATGACCGGCGCCGTCCGCTCCAAGATCATGACCGCGTACAAGGAAATCATGCAGATGCCCTTCTAG
- the flgC gene encoding flagellar basal body rod protein FlgC, with product MDIMTALDIGASGLSAQRAQLNVISMNMANIRTTKTEAGGPYQRKSVSFEATPVYSPFDQAMQDQLNRNLEGVKVLGVIRDERPFKQVYDPNHPDANDQGYVFYPDINVVEEMANMMQAMRGYESNVQTIESAKRMFQKALTIGQS from the coding sequence ATGGATATCATGACCGCCCTCGACATCGGCGCGTCCGGGCTCTCGGCCCAGCGGGCGCAGCTGAACGTCATTTCCATGAACATGGCCAACATCCGGACCACCAAGACCGAGGCGGGCGGCCCGTACCAGCGCAAGTCCGTGTCCTTCGAGGCCACACCGGTCTACTCGCCCTTCGACCAGGCCATGCAGGACCAGCTCAACCGCAACCTGGAAGGGGTCAAGGTGCTCGGCGTGATCCGTGACGAGCGTCCGTTCAAGCAGGTCTACGACCCGAACCATCCGGACGCCAACGACCAGGGCTACGTGTTCTACCCGGACATCAACGTGGTCGAGGAAATGGCCAACATGATGCAGGCCATGCGCGGATACGAGTCCAACGTCCAGACCATCGAAAGCGCCAAACGCATGTTCCAGAAAGCCCTGACCATCGGGCAGAGCTAG
- a CDS encoding FliH/SctL family protein gives MSLSKLQPHRPRMTGKVVVGMDTPGPDEMTIQELEGKRQLIWDDSTNEEYLARVREKAREAAKEIKMLAELEAEALRATARHEGFAQGMAEAQDFVDQHIQDVSAKAEALFAQLGAQGSDIYETRRQDVVTLIRLALKKTLKVELDEKRGQALEVLMAEALERIESQRRIEIRCNPEETAELDEFVKIIQDRNPTLKYWTVKGDASIEMGGVVIEAEGGKVDNTIDTRWKLVEPIFDRLAEQITSGSKE, from the coding sequence ATGTCTTTATCTAAGCTCCAGCCCCACCGTCCGCGCATGACCGGCAAGGTCGTGGTCGGCATGGACACCCCCGGTCCGGATGAAATGACCATCCAGGAGCTGGAGGGCAAGCGCCAGCTCATCTGGGACGACTCGACCAACGAGGAGTATTTGGCCCGCGTGCGCGAAAAAGCCCGCGAGGCGGCCAAGGAGATCAAGATGCTGGCCGAGCTCGAGGCCGAGGCCCTGCGCGCCACGGCCCGGCACGAGGGGTTCGCCCAGGGCATGGCCGAGGCCCAGGATTTCGTGGACCAGCACATCCAGGACGTCTCGGCCAAGGCCGAGGCCCTGTTCGCCCAGCTCGGGGCCCAAGGGAGCGACATCTACGAGACCAGGCGGCAGGACGTGGTCACGCTCATCCGCCTGGCCCTGAAAAAAACCCTCAAGGTGGAGCTGGACGAGAAGCGCGGCCAGGCCCTCGAAGTCCTCATGGCCGAGGCCCTGGAGCGCATCGAGTCCCAGCGGCGGATCGAGATCCGCTGCAACCCCGAGGAGACCGCCGAACTGGACGAGTTCGTCAAGATCATCCAGGACCGCAACCCGACCCTCAAGTACTGGACCGTCAAAGGCGACGCCTCCATCGAGATGGGCGGCGTGGTCATCGAGGCCGAGGGCGGCAAGGTGGACAATACCATCGACACCCGCTGGAAGCTGGTCGAGCCGATCTTCGACCGACTGGCCGAGCAGATCACCTCGGGGAGCAAGGAGTAG
- the fliF gene encoding flagellar basal-body MS-ring/collar protein FliF, with the protein MPPFVDEYWNKMQGLWTDRTVSQRILIGGLAAAVVISFALMIYWMNKPDYRVLMTNLYPEDASRVVGMLQAQKEDYKLENNGTTIMVPADRVYELRLKVAGEGNLHGQGIGFEIFDEVQIGQTDFVQHVNYQRALQGELARTITEFPIVDKARVHLVIPQKSLFIEDQIPPSASIVLQLKGDGKLEPDEIQGIVNLVSMAVEGLEPKNITVTDMKGHPLYTPQDEASGLAMSNAQLEHKAGVESKLQRRILELLGPAVGPEKVIARVNADLDFSQRTVRKETYDPASAVVRSETRNEETTNGAANLAGGAPDTNFRGDGFTGTQTTQDSTRESRTTNFEIDKQEENIVAPVGELKRLTVAVIVDGTWQADADGNQVYVPRTAEEIDRIRTLIENAVGFDEARGDTIEVSNISFGEPQLASGDSLMRTMLEYAQRLGKPFLNGLLIFLFLILVVRPVVMALIRPRVAEQEIEEMAGLPGSERLALEDDEMDEEALDTSRRLENAKNHAIQLSDENIDQAVHLLKTWLTQEA; encoded by the coding sequence ATGCCTCCGTTCGTCGACGAATACTGGAACAAAATGCAAGGGCTCTGGACCGACCGCACCGTGTCCCAGCGCATCCTCATCGGAGGATTGGCCGCCGCCGTGGTCATCTCCTTCGCGCTGATGATCTACTGGATGAACAAGCCGGACTACCGGGTCCTGATGACCAACCTCTATCCCGAGGACGCGTCCCGGGTCGTGGGCATGCTCCAGGCCCAGAAAGAGGACTACAAGCTCGAGAACAACGGCACGACCATCATGGTCCCGGCCGACCGGGTCTACGAGCTGCGGCTCAAGGTGGCGGGTGAAGGCAACCTGCACGGCCAGGGCATCGGCTTCGAGATCTTCGACGAGGTCCAGATCGGCCAGACCGACTTTGTCCAGCACGTCAACTACCAGCGGGCGCTCCAGGGCGAACTGGCCCGCACCATCACCGAATTTCCCATCGTGGACAAGGCCAGGGTGCACCTGGTCATCCCGCAGAAGTCCCTGTTCATCGAGGACCAGATCCCGCCGTCCGCGTCCATCGTCCTGCAGCTCAAGGGCGACGGCAAGCTCGAGCCCGACGAGATCCAAGGCATCGTCAACCTGGTGTCCATGGCCGTGGAAGGGCTCGAACCCAAGAACATCACGGTCACGGACATGAAGGGGCACCCCCTGTACACCCCGCAGGACGAGGCCTCCGGCCTGGCCATGTCCAACGCCCAGCTCGAACACAAGGCGGGCGTGGAAAGCAAGCTGCAACGCCGCATCCTCGAGCTGCTCGGACCGGCCGTGGGCCCGGAGAAGGTCATCGCCCGGGTCAACGCGGACCTCGATTTCAGCCAGCGGACCGTGCGCAAGGAGACCTACGATCCGGCCAGCGCCGTGGTCCGTTCCGAAACCCGCAACGAGGAGACCACCAACGGCGCGGCCAACCTGGCGGGCGGCGCGCCCGACACCAACTTCCGGGGCGACGGCTTCACCGGCACCCAGACCACCCAGGACTCCACCCGCGAGTCCCGGACCACCAACTTCGAGATCGACAAGCAGGAAGAAAATATCGTAGCCCCCGTCGGGGAATTGAAACGTTTGACCGTTGCGGTTATCGTGGACGGGACGTGGCAGGCTGACGCCGACGGCAATCAGGTCTACGTGCCCCGCACCGCCGAGGAGATCGACCGCATCCGCACCCTGATCGAGAACGCGGTGGGCTTCGACGAGGCGCGCGGCGACACCATCGAAGTCAGCAACATCTCGTTCGGCGAACCGCAGCTGGCCAGCGGCGATTCCCTGATGCGGACCATGCTGGAATACGCCCAGCGGCTGGGCAAGCCGTTCCTGAACGGACTGCTGATCTTCCTCTTCCTGATCCTGGTCGTCCGCCCGGTGGTCATGGCCCTGATCCGGCCGAGGGTCGCCGAGCAGGAGATCGAGGAGATGGCCGGGCTGCCCGGTTCCGAGCGCCTGGCCCTGGAGGACGACGAGATGGACGAGGAGGCCCTGGACACTTCCCGTCGGCTCGAAAACGCCAAAAACCACGCCATTCAGCTGTCCGACGAGAACATCGACCAGGCGGTCCACCTGCTCAAAACCTGGCTTACCCAGGAGGCGTAA